The Thermodesulfobacteriota bacterium nucleotide sequence ATCCACGTAGACGGTGATCCCCTCCAGGCGCCCCTTCCGGGTGAGGTCGGCAAGGACGTAGAGAATGTCCTGAGCGCGCCCCACGGCGAACGCGGGGACGATCACGTTCCCCCCCTTCCTCCGCAGGGTGTCGTTGACGGCGTGGACGAATTCGTCCATCGACTCCTTCATCCCCTTGTGGACGCGGTTGCCGTACGTCGACTCCATGACGACGAGGTCGGCCCGGTCGACCGGCGAGGGATCGCGCACGATGGGCAGCCCCTTGTGTCCCAGGTCGCCGCTGAAGACCAGCCGCCGCTCCCGCCCGTCGCCCCGCACCGTGACGACGACGATCGCCGAGCCGAGGATATGGCCCGCGTCGAGGAAAGTCGCCGAGATCCCCGGCCCGGGCTCGATGCGGGTCCCGTAGGCGACGGGGCGCAAATGGGCCGCGGCGGCGCGGGCATCGTCCTCCGTGTAGAGCGGGGCCACCTTCCGCTTCCCGCCGCGCTGCCGCTTCCGGGTCTCCCACTCCGCGTCGCGCTCCTGGATGTGGCCGGAATCGGGAAGCATGATGTTCAACAGGTCCGCGGTCGCCTCGGTGCAGTGCACGGGGCCGCGGAAGCCGTCCTTGACCAGCTTGGGGATCAGCCCCGTGTGGTCGATGTGCGCGTGGGTGCACAGCACGAAGTCGATCGAAGAGGGGGCGACCGGGAACTTCCGGGCGTTCTTCCGGTCGCTCTCGCTCCCGCCCTGGAACATGCCGCAATCCACCAGGAAGCGGCTTTCCCCCGCCTGGACGAGGATGCAGGATCCCGTGACTTCCCGCGCCCCGCCGAGGAACGTCACGGTCGCGCTCAAGGAACCGTCCTCGTCAGGACCCAGGAGATGACGGAGAGGAGGATGGAGCCGGCCACGGCGCCGGGGAAGCCGTTCACGTGGATCCCGGGGACGATCGCGTCCACCAGGAGAAGCAGCAGCCCGTTGATCACCAGGAGGAAGAGCCCGAGGGTGACCACGGTGATCGGGAGGGTGAGGACGACGAAGACGGGCCGGACCACGGCGTTCACCAGCCCGAGGACGAACGCGGCGACCAGCGCGGCCGCAACGCCGTCGACCCGGATGAGGCCCGGCAGCAGGTAGCCGACAACGACCATCGCGACGGCGTTC carries:
- a CDS encoding MBL fold metallo-hydrolase; translated protein: MSATVTFLGGAREVTGSCILVQAGESRFLVDCGMFQGGSESDRKNARKFPVAPSSIDFVLCTHAHIDHTGLIPKLVKDGFRGPVHCTEATADLLNIMLPDSGHIQERDAEWETRKRQRGGKRKVAPLYTEDDARAAAAHLRPVAYGTRIEPGPGISATFLDAGHILGSAIVVVTVRGDGRERRLVFSGDLGHKGLPIVRDPSPVDRADLVVMESTYGNRVHKGMKESMDEFVHAVNDTLRRKGGNVIVPAFAVGRAQDILYVLADLTRKGRLEGITVYVDSPLAIDATRITMSNHKVFDEETKDLKQWWLANRDALKVILVKDAQESMALNSLRGGGIIMAGSGMCNAGRIKHHLKHNLWRKECSVVFVGFQAQGTLGRRIVDGAKRVKVLGEDIAVAADVYTIGGLSAHADREDLLAWAGRFESQPGKVLVTHGEESVSLEFAQTLRNRLGWDPVVPHPGEPIVV
- a CDS encoding phage holin family protein; the protein is MPFLIRLLANAVAMVVVGYLLPGLIRVDGVAAALVAAFVLGLVNAVVRPVFVVLTLPITVVTLGLFLLVINGLLLLLVDAIVPGIHVNGFPGAVAGSILLSVISWVLTRTVP